A part of Sander vitreus isolate 19-12246 chromosome 8, sanVit1, whole genome shotgun sequence genomic DNA contains:
- the kitlga gene encoding kit ligand a: protein MKKPKIWILVCVHLLLFITFGVHSSKFDVNPVTDDISRLSILRQNIPKDYKIPVHYIPKEEGGMCWVKLNAFYLEESLKDLAHKFGNISSNRKDISIFNQMLEELRLNMGSVEPIMYDFECHYRKDRWQTARYFDFVKDFLIAAQNKEDSDECDPPPCPTTPHTVTTEEYLTDSPLSSSKGPECTGCNTRPETSALTEVVERSLLSLLFIPLLALVFLLVWKVRSWRNEEDLQQNPGEGGRFTGTEATAAPLDAEISEKNMLNVIEIV from the exons ATTTGGATACTGGTCTGTGTCCATTTACTGCTGTTCATCACGTTTGGGGTACATTCAAGTAAATTTGACGTCAACCCAGTGACAGATGACATCTCTAGACTGTCCATTCTG aGACAAAATATTCCTAAAGATTACAAAATTCCTGTACACTACATTCCAAAAGAAGAG GGAGGGATGTGTTGGGTAAAATTAAACGCCTTCTACTTGGAGGAGAGTTTGAAAGATTTAGCGCATAAGTTTGGAAACATTTCATCCAACAGAAAAGATATTAGCATATTCAACCAAATGCTCGAAGAACTGCGGCTCAACATGGGGTCTGTG GAGCCGATCATGTATGATTTTGAGTGCCACTACAGGAAAGACAGGTGGCAGACAGCGCGGTATTTTGACTTTGTCAAAGACTTCCTtatagctgcacagaataaagaAGATTCAGATGAATGTGATCCTCCTCCCTGTCCTACAACACCACACACAGTAACTACAGAAGAGTATTTAACAG ATTCGCCACTGTCCAGCAGTAAAGGCCCAGAGTGTACAGGCTGCAATACAC GTCCTGAAACGAGCGCCCTGACTGAGGTGGTGGAGCGAAGCCTTCTCTCTTTACTTTTCATTCCACTCCTAGCTCTCGTATTCCTGCTGGTGTGGAAG GTCCGATCATGGAGGAATGAAGAGGATCTTCAGCAGAATCCTGGTGAAGGTGGACGCTTCACAGGAACAGAAGCGACTGCAGCTCCACTAGATGCTGAAATAtcagaaaa AAACATGTTGAACGTCATTGAAATAGTGTAA